The following coding sequences are from one Mustelus asterias unplaced genomic scaffold, sMusAst1.hap1.1 HAP1_SCAFFOLD_3356, whole genome shotgun sequence window:
- the LOC144490488 gene encoding ATP-sensitive inward rectifier potassium channel 10-like translates to MASPKVFFSQTTQTDSQPLLRTGRQQRRVMTKDGHSNVRIDHVRDWRFLYLKDLWTTFIDLKWRYKLALFSATFVGTWFLFGLAWYLVALLHGDIAVPAEPSANHTLCVANMQTLTAAFLFSLESQTTIGYGYRYISEECPLAIVLLIGQLIVTSLLEVFVTGTFLAKIARPKKRAGTVRFSHHAVVSSRDGKLCLMIRVANMRTSLLLGCQVSGKLLRAHRAAEGESFRLQQVNVEFQVDAGTDSPFLILPLTFYHLIDEASPLRQAALAPSRDQEFELVVILSGTVESTSAMCQVRTSYLPEEILWGYEFCPAISLSPSGKYVADFATFDRVAKVAGGPEPSWPGGGDPEKSRLEETLRAPSRKDASPRNMKISNV, encoded by the coding sequence ATGGCGTCCCCTAAGGTTTTCTTCTCCCAGACAACGCAGACGGACAGCCAGCCGCTGCTGAGGACTGGGCGTCAGCAGAGACGAGTGATGACCAAAGATGGACACAGCAATGTGAGGATTGACCATGTCCGTGACTGGCGCTTCCTCTACCTGAAGGACCTCTGGACCACATTCATCGACCTTAAGTGGCGCTACAAGCTGGCCCTCTTCTCTGCCACCTTCGTAGGGACTTGGTTTCTTTTTGGGCTTGCCTGGTATCTGGTGGCACTGCTGCACGGTGATATCGCAGTGCCCGCTGAGCCTAGTGCCAACCACACCCTCTGTGTCGCCAACATGCAGACCCTGACAGCGGCCTTCCTGTTCTCCCTGGAGTCACAGACCACCATTGGCTATGGCTATCGCTACATCTCGGAAGAGTGTCCGCTGGCCATCGTGCTGCTGATCGGCCAGCTGATTGTCACTAGCCTGCTGGAGGTCTTTGTGACAGGCACCTTCCTGGCCAAGATTGCCCGTCCCAAGAAACGGGCAGGCACCGTGCGCTTCAGCCACCATGCTGTGGTGTCCAGCCGAGACGGCAAGCTCTGCCTGATGATCCGCGTGGCCAACATGCGCACCAGCCTCCTGCTGGGCTGCCAGGTGTCGGGAAAGCTCCTGCGGGCACACCGGGCAGCCGAGGGTGAGAGCTTCCGGCTGCAACAGGTCAATGTGGAGTTCCAGGTGGACGCCGGCACTGACAGCCCCTTCCtcatcctgcccctcaccttctaCCACCTCATTGACGAGGCAAGCCCGCTGCGGCAGGCAGCCCTGGCACCTAGCCGCGACCAGGAGTTCGAGCTGGTGGTGATCCTGAGCGGCACTGTGGAGTCCACCAGCGCCATGTGCCAGGTCCGTACCTCCTACCTGCCCGAGGAGATCCTCTGGGGCTACGAGTTCTGCCCTGCCATCTCCCTCTCACCCAGCGGCAAGTATGTGGCCGACTTCGCCACCTTTGACCGGGTTGCCAAGGTGGCCGGGGGACCCGAGCCCTCCTGGCCTGGGGGTGGTGACCCGGAGAAAAGCAGGCTCGAGGAGACCCTGAGGGCCCCCTCCAGGAAGGATGCCAGCCCACGCAACATGAAGATCAGCAACGTCTGA